AGGAATCCGGCGATCTGGCCGACCAGATCATCTGCGACCACGCGCTGCTCCATCTGGAGGCGGACCTGCGCTGGCTGGAGCTGACCGCGTCGCGGTTGACCGCGCTGGCCGACCGGCTGCCGACCCAAGGAGCCGACAAGTGAGCGAGATCCTACTGTCGGCAACGGGTATCGAGCGCAGCTTCGGCCAGACCAGGGCGCTGCGGGGCGCCGACCTGACCGTCGAAGCCGGCGAGATCGTCGCGGTGATCGGGCCGTCCGGGTCGGGCAAGTCGACGCTGTTGCATTGCGCGGCCGGGATCCTGCCGGTGGACGCAGGCACGGTCAGCTACCGCGGCGACGACCTGGCCAGGCTGTCCGACCGGGACCGATCACGACTGCGGTTGCGCGAATTCGGCTTCGTCTTCCAGTTCGGCCGGTTGATTCCCGAGCTGACCTGCCGGGACAACGTGGCTGTCCCGCTGCGGCTGGCCGGGACGGGGCGCCGGGCGGCGCAGTCCGTCGCCGACGAGTGGCTCGGCCGGCTGGATGTCGAGCAGATCGCCGGCCGCCGCCCTGGGGAGGTCTCCGGCGGGCAGGCGCAGCGGGTCGCGCTGGCCTGCGCGCTGGCACACGGCCCGCGGGTCATCTTTGCCGACGAGCCGACCGGCGCACTGGACTCGCTGCAGGGCGAGGCGGTCATGCGGCTGCTCACCGCCACGGTGCGGCACACCGGCGCCGCCCTGGTCCTGGTCACGCACGAACCCCGGGTGGCCGCATACGCCGACCGCGAGGTCCTCGTCCGCGACGGACGCACCGGCGAGACCCGGGCCGCCGCATGACCGCGCAGGCCCCCGCCCACCCGCCGGACGCGTCGACCGCGACCCGCTCGCCCGGCTGGGTCGCGAACCTGCGCCTGGCCGCCGCGCTGCTGGTCGCCGCCGGCCGCGCCGGCCGGCTGCGCTGGCTGCTGGTCACGATCGGCCTGGCGTTGTGCACCCTGGTGCTGCTCCTGGCCGCATCGATCGGGCCGGCCCTGGACAGCCGGGACGGCCGCGCGGCAGCGCTGTCTGCGACCTCCGCACCGCTCGACACCACCGATGCCTCCGTCGATGTCGCGCGGCTCGCGCCCACGTGGTTCCAGGTCACCGAGACGGCATCGGTCTACCGCGGGGACCGGGTGCAGGTCAGCGAGCTGACCGCGCTCGACCCCGCCGTCGCCGCGCCCCCGCCCGGGGTGGACCGCTTCCCCAGGCCGGGTGAGGTCGTCGTCTCCCCCGCCCTGGCCGACCTGCTGGCCGGACCGGAAGGCGACGGGTTCCGGCCCCGGCTCGGTGGGGACACCGTCGTCGGCACCATCGCCGACGACGGGCTGCTCGCCCCCGACGAGCTGCGGCTGTACCGAGGGGTGGCCGCGGACCCGTCGGGCTGGGCGGTCTACCGGATCGCCGAAGGATGGGGTGGTGGCTACGTCCCCACCACCGGGATGGGTGGATCCGGCGTGAGCCTGGTCGCCGTCCTGTTGACCGCTGGGGTCACCATCGTGATCGTCCCGCTGCTGCTGTTCGTCGCGCTGATGTCCCGGGTCGGTTCACCGGCGCGCGACCGGCGGGACGCCGGCCTGCGCCTGCTCGGGGCGACCACCGGGCAGCTGCGGGTCGTCACCGTCGTCGAGACCGGCACCGCGGCGCTGGCCGGGCTGCTCGTCGGCGGGGCGGCCTTCCTGCTGGCCCGGCCGGCGGCGCCGTTCGTCGCGGTCGGCTCGACCGGCTTCTTCCCGGACGATCTCCGGCCGTCCGCGGGCGCCCTGGTCGCGATCGGGCTGGCCGTGCCGGTCCTGGCCGTCGGGTCGGTGCTGGCCGTACGCCGGCCCGACCCGATCGGCGTGGTCCGCCAGCAGAGCCCGCCCCGACCGCCGCGCCGCCTGTGGTGGCGGCTGTTGTTTCCGGTGCTCGGGGGCCTGCTGCTGTGGTCGCTGGGGCAGGCTCAGTTCGGCCCGCTGCCCGCTCTGGGCGCCGGCATCGTGGCCCTGCTGGTGAGCGCGGCGGTGCTGCTGCCCTGGGTGCTGGAACGTCTGGCCCGACTGCTGCCCGACGGCCCGCCGGCCTGGCAGCTGGCGGTAGGACGGCTGCGGCTCGATCCGGGCACACCGGCCCGGGTGGTCGCCGGGCTGTCGGTGGTGCTGGCCGGGGCGATCGCGCTGCAGCCGCTGCTGGCCGCCGGTGACCGGCTCGACCGTGAGGGAGAGGTCGCCTACCAGGTGCAACTGGCCGACGTCCCGACCAGCGAGATGGAGCGGGTCGTCGACCTGCTTCACGATCGGCTCGGGCCGGCCGCCGACATTCGCGGTGGTGCCCTGGTCACCGGCACGGTCGTCGCGCCGACGAATCCCTCGGCATTTCCCTCGACTTCGCCGCCAAGTCCGTACGTCGATCTGCGGCTGGCCCCCTGCGGCGCGCTCGGGGTCGCCTGCACGGACGGCATGGTCTTCGCCGTCAGCGATGCGGGCCGGGCCGGGCCGCCGGCCGGGTCGGTGGTGGCGATCTCGGTTCCGCTCACCAGCGGTGACAGCCGGTCGATCACGTTCAACTGGACGGTGCCCGAACCCACCGCCACCATCAGCCTGCCCGACCGCTACGAGGCCGCTCTGGTCGTCACTCCGGGAGCGCTCGGCCCGGCCGTCGACGGGCTGCTGGCCAGCAGCCCGGCCCGCTTCTCGGTGACCGGCGTCCAGGCCTCGGCCGAGATGGCCGACACCCTGCGGGCCGACCTGGCCGACCTGGGCTCGGCGGTCGAGATTCGCGCGGCCGGCGAACCGGCCGATCTGGGCCTGCGGAGCGTGCTGTCCCCGACCGCACGATCCGGGCTGATCATCGGCGCGCTGCTCACCCTGGTCGTCGCCGTCGTCGGGTTGATCGTCACCGCGATCGAGCAGGGACAGCAGCGACGCCGGCCACTCACCCTGGCCGTTGCCGCCGGTATCCCCCGCGGCGTGCTGGCCCGGTCGATGCTGATCGGCGCGGCGCTCCCGATCACGGTCGGGGTATCGCTCGCCGTGCCCAGCGGGTGGCTGCTCGTCACGTTGCTCGGTCCGATGCTGGACATACCGATAGCCCTGGACTGGGCCACGGTCGCGGTGTACTCGGCCGCCGCCCTGGGCCTGGTCACGCTGCTGGCCGGGGCGAGCACGCTGGCCCTGCCCGCCCTCACCCGCCCGACCGATCTGCGGACCGGCTAACCGATCGCGCACCCGCGCCCAGCACGGGAAGGCCCCGAGCGGAAAGGTCCAGAGCGAGAAGGTTCAGAGCGGAAGGTTCAGAAGGGCGGCGGGTCAGGGTCTTCGGGAGGTGGCGGGGGCGGGCGGTCCTCGGGGGCGGGTGCCCACAGACGGGTGTTCGGCCGCTCGTAGGTGCGCTCCAGCGGGGTCGTCCACGCGTAGCCGGTGGCAGTTCGGACGAGCCGGAAGCCGCCGCCGTCCTTGGCCCGATGGTGGTGCTTGCAGGCCGGGGCCAGGTTCGCGGCGCTGGTCGACCCGCCGGTGACTCGGCCCGGGCGAAACGGCTCGGTGTGGTCGAGTTCGCAGCGCCAGGCGGATTGACGGCACCCGGGCATGACACAGGTCAGGTCCCGCGCCAGGACGTGGTCGGCGAGCGCGACGGGCGGCTCGTAGGTGGTTCGACCGTGGTCGAGCAGGGTCCCGGACAGCGGGTCGCAGACCAGACGGCGCAAGGTCGCATCGGCGGCGATCTGCCGGGCCTGGACCGGGGTGATCGGCCCGTACCCGGCCAGTGTGGCCATGTCACCGGTGGGCGGACCCGGCAGCAGCGCGGTCAACGGCATGGTGACGTGCACGTGCGGCCGGCGCCGCTGCTGCGTCGGCAATGGTTGCTCACGCCACCTCCCGTGGTCCAGGACGTCCGCGCACACATCGACCAGCGCATCGACCCTCCGGTTGTCGGCGGTCCGCTCGTCGTCGGGCGTCGCGGACGCCTCGCCCATCGCGGTGAGGGCGGTGTGGATGGTGGCGATGTCCTGCAGTGTGGAGAACACCTTCAGCGTGCCCATACCGTCGGTGAGGTGATGCCGTGTAATGCTTCGCCGGCCTCGGGCCCGGTCGTGACGATCGTCGGCACCGAGGGGATCACGGCGAATGACCGCCGCCGCGATCAGCTCGTGCACCTGGGGCATGGTGCTGTGCGGCAGCTCGGGCAGCACGTCCCGTTCCACCTGGCGGGCGACGTCCGGGGTGACGTCGCCGGTGCCCTGGTGCACGGCCCGGGCCTTGCGGTCGCTGATGTCGCCGGCGTGCAGGGCCGCAAACGTCGCGGGTAGCCGGGTGGTGAACGCCTCGGCCTCGTCCAGCCTGCGGGTGGCGGTACTCTCCGCGACGCCCAGCGCCAGGGCGATCTCGGTGGACAGGAATTCGCGCAACCCCGGGTAGTTGCGGGACAGTTCGGCGAGGTCGGCGACCTGGCCGCCCTGCAGGTGGGCGATCAGGCGTTCCCGGGCCTGGATGGAATCGACGAGCACATTCGCCCACAGCCGGTCCTGATCCGGCAGCGCCAGCTCCTGGTCGGGGCGGGCGGGCCGGTGCTGCAAGAACTGGGCCAACGCGCCGCCGGCCGCGGTGGTCGCGATGCGATGCCGGTACTCGGCCAGATGCCGGACCGCGTCGTCCGCGGTCCGGGGGGCCAGCCCCTGATGGACGGCGTATTTCGATGCCCGGCGCGGTCCGTCCGAAGGATGCCGCACGGTCCGGTCCGGCGTCCACAGCTCACCGGGCAGCGGTGGCGCCGGCGGGGTGGAGCGCCAGACCAGGGCCCGATCCCCGTTCCGTCGCTCCGAGACGAACATGCCTGATCGTAGCAGTTTATAGCACATATGTCCAGAACCATTCAGGCCCGCTCCCCGACGATTCGCAGCCATCGCAGCACCGCGACCAGGGCCGCCAACGCGCCCAGCACGAGCAGCGGGACGGTGGGGCCGGCCACCGGATCGAGCGCGGCCAGCACCACCGGGACGGCGAAGCCGCTGTAGGTGGCCAGGTAGAACACGCCGGTCAGGCTGCCGCGGGCGGCCGGCGGCGCCCAGCGCTCCAGGTCCAGCAGGCCGGCCCGCAGGCACAGCCCGTACCCGGTGCCCAGCAGCAGGAACGCCACCGCGACCAGCACCAGGCCGGGCTGGGCGCCACCGATGGCCGCGAGGACCAATCCGGCCGCGGCGGCGACCGCACCGAGCACGCCCGCGCCGGGACCGACGTTGCGCCGGCGGGCGATCGTCTGGACGACCACCCCGGTGCCCAGTACCACTCCGGCGGCGATCCCGGCCAGCAACGGTCCCCCGGATCCGGCCGGCAATCGGGACGGCAGGGTGACCACCCCGACCGTGGCCCCGGCGAACACCCACGGCGCGACCGGCAAGGCCCAGGCCAGGGCGGTGCCGGCGGAGCGCCGCCGGTCGGGCACCCAAGGGGTCCGGCCGGCCGTCGACACCGCGTGCGGCGGCGGGTGCGGCGGCCGGCCCGGGACCAGGGCGGCGGCCGCCACCGCGGCCACCGAGAGCACCGCGCTGAGCACGAACGGGACGACCAGCGGCGCCGGCGCGAACTCGGCCAGCACCCCGGAAACCACCGGGCCGGTGGCGAAGCCCAGCGTCAGGAACACCCCGGCCCGGGTGACCCCGGCCGCCCCACCGAGGTCGGCGGCCCAGGCGGTGCCGGCGCTGAACGTCGCGCCGGCCCCGGCGCCGACCACCAGCCGGCCCACGACCAGCCCGGTCGGGTCGTGCCAGAACAACAGGATCAGCGTGCCGATCGCGGCCAGCAGCGCCCCGGGCACGGCCACGGCACGGCGCCCGAACCGGTCCGAGGCCGAGCCGCCGAGCAGCAGACCCGGCAACAGCCCGACGGCGTACAGCCCGTACAGGCCGGCCACCAGCGCGGCGGACAGGTTCTGCGACGTGCGCAGCACCGGCAGCAGCGCGGCAAAATGGTTGGCCGCCCAGCCGGTGGCCAGCAGCAGGGCCAGCACCGCCGACAGCCCGGCTCCGGGTCGGCGCCGATCGACCGGGCGCCGGGCAGGGTCGGACGGCACGCTTCCTCCGGGATCGTGGGCGCGGTCGGGTGACGAGCCGGGAACGGTGGGCCGGCGTCGGCCACAGGGTAGTCAGTCGCGGCGAGCCGCCGGGCGCCGGTCGGTTTGACCGATCCGGCCGGCGGGGACCATCACGCCATGGCCACCTATTCGGTCAATCCCGCCGCCGTTGCCCGCGCCCGCGCCCTGATCGACGCCCGGCAGTACGTCCTGGACAGCGATTGGGGGGCCGCGCAACCCCGGGCCGACGCCGAGAACGACTACCTCGAGCGGCATTCCTGGGACGAGTACGCCGCCTGGCACCTGGGCCTGACCGACGGCGCGAACGAGCAGACCAAGGCCCGCTACGCCTTCGTCTACGGCGACTTCCGCCGGGTGCACCGGACCGGGCTGATCGCCTGCGTCTACCGGGCCGCCGAATGGCGGCACAAGCAGGTGGAACTGGCCGCGCACGAGCTGCTGCAGTACCTGGACGGGCATTCCGGCTGATCATCGGCCGCTGGATTCCGGACGTGATCACGGGACTTTCGGCCGTGCCGGGCGCGATCCGCCGTCCCTAGCCTGAGGGTGA
This genomic window from Nakamurella multipartita DSM 44233 contains:
- a CDS encoding ABC transporter ATP-binding protein, which codes for MSEILLSATGIERSFGQTRALRGADLTVEAGEIVAVIGPSGSGKSTLLHCAAGILPVDAGTVSYRGDDLARLSDRDRSRLRLREFGFVFQFGRLIPELTCRDNVAVPLRLAGTGRRAAQSVADEWLGRLDVEQIAGRRPGEVSGGQAQRVALACALAHGPRVIFADEPTGALDSLQGEAVMRLLTATVRHTGAALVLVTHEPRVAAYADREVLVRDGRTGETRAAA
- a CDS encoding ABC transporter permease, whose product is MTAQAPAHPPDASTATRSPGWVANLRLAAALLVAAGRAGRLRWLLVTIGLALCTLVLLLAASIGPALDSRDGRAAALSATSAPLDTTDASVDVARLAPTWFQVTETASVYRGDRVQVSELTALDPAVAAPPPGVDRFPRPGEVVVSPALADLLAGPEGDGFRPRLGGDTVVGTIADDGLLAPDELRLYRGVAADPSGWAVYRIAEGWGGGYVPTTGMGGSGVSLVAVLLTAGVTIVIVPLLLFVALMSRVGSPARDRRDAGLRLLGATTGQLRVVTVVETGTAALAGLLVGGAAFLLARPAAPFVAVGSTGFFPDDLRPSAGALVAIGLAVPVLAVGSVLAVRRPDPIGVVRQQSPPRPPRRLWWRLLFPVLGGLLLWSLGQAQFGPLPALGAGIVALLVSAAVLLPWVLERLARLLPDGPPAWQLAVGRLRLDPGTPARVVAGLSVVLAGAIALQPLLAAGDRLDREGEVAYQVQLADVPTSEMERVVDLLHDRLGPAADIRGGALVTGTVVAPTNPSAFPSTSPPSPYVDLRLAPCGALGVACTDGMVFAVSDAGRAGPPAGSVVAISVPLTSGDSRSITFNWTVPEPTATISLPDRYEAALVVTPGALGPAVDGLLASSPARFSVTGVQASAEMADTLRADLADLGSAVEIRAAGEPADLGLRSVLSPTARSGLIIGALLTLVVAVVGLIVTAIEQGQQRRRPLTLAVAAGIPRGVLARSMLIGAALPITVGVSLAVPSGWLLVTLLGPMLDIPIALDWATVAVYSAAALGLVTLLAGASTLALPALTRPTDLRTG
- a CDS encoding HNH endonuclease signature motif containing protein, producing MFVSERRNGDRALVWRSTPPAPPLPGELWTPDRTVRHPSDGPRRASKYAVHQGLAPRTADDAVRHLAEYRHRIATTAAGGALAQFLQHRPARPDQELALPDQDRLWANVLVDSIQARERLIAHLQGGQVADLAELSRNYPGLREFLSTEIALALGVAESTATRRLDEAEAFTTRLPATFAALHAGDISDRKARAVHQGTGDVTPDVARQVERDVLPELPHSTMPQVHELIAAAVIRRDPLGADDRHDRARGRRSITRHHLTDGMGTLKVFSTLQDIATIHTALTAMGEASATPDDERTADNRRVDALVDVCADVLDHGRWREQPLPTQQRRRPHVHVTMPLTALLPGPPTGDMATLAGYGPITPVQARQIAADATLRRLVCDPLSGTLLDHGRTTYEPPVALADHVLARDLTCVMPGCRQSAWRCELDHTEPFRPGRVTGGSTSAANLAPACKHHHRAKDGGGFRLVRTATGYAWTTPLERTYERPNTRLWAPAPEDRPPPPPPEDPDPPPF
- a CDS encoding MFS transporter; this encodes MPSDPARRPVDRRRPGAGLSAVLALLLATGWAANHFAALLPVLRTSQNLSAALVAGLYGLYAVGLLPGLLLGGSASDRFGRRAVAVPGALLAAIGTLILLFWHDPTGLVVGRLVVGAGAGATFSAGTAWAADLGGAAGVTRAGVFLTLGFATGPVVSGVLAEFAPAPLVVPFVLSAVLSVAAVAAAALVPGRPPHPPPHAVSTAGRTPWVPDRRRSAGTALAWALPVAPWVFAGATVGVVTLPSRLPAGSGGPLLAGIAAGVVLGTGVVVQTIARRRNVGPGAGVLGAVAAAAGLVLAAIGGAQPGLVLVAVAFLLLGTGYGLCLRAGLLDLERWAPPAARGSLTGVFYLATYSGFAVPVVLAALDPVAGPTVPLLVLGALAALVAVLRWLRIVGERA